The nucleotide window AAGACCTCGACGAAAATCTCCTGGTCGTTGAACCGCTCGACCCTTGCATCGACAAGTCCGACGGACATTCCGCGATGCATCGACATCCGCCGCGCGATGGCGGTGGCAAGCGGGCGGTTGGCATTGCCGGAGATGATCTTCGGCTCGGTGATGACAGGCATGGGGAATGTCCTTCGGGGCGGCGGCGAATTACGGATTCGTGACATTGCCCCCGCCTTAGCACCGGGCTAGCCTTGCCGCAAACCGCTCATGCGGTTTTCGTGGCGCCTGGTTAGGATCGGGCGCCTGTGTCACTGGGGGCGAGGGCGCGATGCGGGATGGTTCGGGGCCGGCGGCCTTCGTGCAGCAGTTCGGGCAGGGGCCGCGCGCGGCGCTTGGCATCCATTGCTCGCTGGCGCATTCGGGGGCCTGGGCGCCGCTGATGGCGGTGCTGGACGGGCGGCTGACGATGACCGCCTTCGACCTGCCGGGGCATGGCCGGTCGGCGCCGTGGGAACCGGGGCTGTGGGGCGGCGCGGATTACATCGGCGCAGCGCGTGCCACGGCGCTGGAGCTGCTGCGGCAGGCGGGCGGGCCGGTGGATGTGATCGGCCATTCCTTCGGCGCGCTGGTGGCACTGGCGGCAGCGCTGGAAGCGCCGGAGCGGGTGCGCACGCTGACACTGATCGAGCCGGTGCTGTTCGCGGCGCTGAAGGATGGCCCGCATTGGCCCGCCTATCTGGCCGAGTCCGCGCCGTTCCGCGCGGCGATGCAGGCAGGCGACGCGCCCCTGGCGGCAGAGGTGTTCGTCGGCCAATGGGGCAACGGCCAGCCCTGGGCCAGCGTCGATGCGCGCCAGCGCGGCAATTTCATCCAGCGTATCGGGCTGCTGACGGACATCGCCCCGTCGAATGAAGCCGATTCGGCCGGGTTGATGCGGCCCGGGCGGCTTGAGGCGCTGGCAATGCCGGTGCTGCTGATCCGCGGCGACCGCTCACCCGCGTCTATCCCGGCGCTGATGGAGGTGCTGGCGGGCCGGATCCCCGGCGCACGGCTGGAGGTGGTGGCGGGCGCCGGGCATATGCTGCCGCTGACCCATCCGGGAGAGGTGGCGGCGCTGATCGGCGCCCATCTCAGCCGCGGATAAGCGCCACGAAATCGTCCACGTCGGCGTCGGTCGTGGACCACGAACAGACCAGCCGCGCCGCCAGCGCCTCATCGTCGGGGCCCTCCATCGACTGATCGCCGGGCCAGAGGTAATAGGCCGCGCCTGCCGCCTGCGCGCGCCGATGCCCGGCGCGGGGGAAGGCGGCAAAGACCGCATTGGCCTCACAGGGATGCACCAGGCTGGTCTGCGGGGCGGCCAGCAGCGCGGATGACAGCCGGGCCGCCGCCGCATTGGCCTGGCCCGCCAGACGCAGCCAGAGCCCGTCGGTGAGGTAGGCCTCCATCTGGGCGGACAGGAAGCGGTGCTTGGAGAACAGATGCCCGCCGCGCTTGCGCCGCAGCTCGAACTCGCGCGCACGGGCCGGATCGAAGATCACCACCGCCTCGACCCCCATGCAGCCGTTCTTGGTGCCGCCGAAGGACAGCACGTCGACGCCGGCCTTCCACGTCATCTCGGCCGGGGTGGCGCCGGTGGCGACGATGGCATTGGCAAAGCGCGCGCCGTCCATGTGGACGGGCAGGCCGAAGCCGCGCGCCACATCCGCCAGCGCCTTCACCTCGGAGGGGAAGAACACGGTGCCGTTTTCGGTGGCGTTGGTGATCGTCACCATGCCCCGCTGCACATTGTGGATCCCGCCGCGGCCGATGAAGTTGATCGCCTTGTGCAGGCCCTCGGGCGTCATCTTGGCATGGGCGCCCTCGACCAGCACCAGCTTGGCACCGTTCGTGTAGAATTCCGGCGCGCCGCATTCGTCTTCTTCCACATGGGCGTTGCGATGGCAGAACACCGCGCCCCAGGGCTGGGTCAGGATCGCCAGCGACAGCGCATTGGCCGCGGTGCCGGTGGCCACCAGATAGACTGCCGCCTCGGGCGCCTCGAAGATCTCGCGGAGCTTCGCGCGCACCCTGTCCATGATCGGATCATTGCCATAGGGGGCGGCGTAGCCGGTATTAGCGGCCTGCAGCGCGGCCATCACCTCGGGTGCGGCGGCGGAGGTGTTGTCGGAGGCGAAGTTCATTCACAGATCCTCGATGATATAGTCGTCCCAGTCTTCTTCGGGCACGTTGAATTCCGGCACCGTCCAGCCCTGCACCGATTGACCCGCGGCATGAACCGAATTGGGATCGCCCGAGATCAGCGGGTGCCAGTCGAACAGCGGCTGGCCCTGATGGCGCAGGCGGTAGGCGCAGGTCGAGGGCATCCAGTAGGCAATCTTGCTGATCGTCGCTGGCGACAGGCGCACGCAATC belongs to Frigidibacter mobilis and includes:
- a CDS encoding alpha/beta fold hydrolase, with translation MRDGSGPAAFVQQFGQGPRAALGIHCSLAHSGAWAPLMAVLDGRLTMTAFDLPGHGRSAPWEPGLWGGADYIGAARATALELLRQAGGPVDVIGHSFGALVALAAALEAPERVRTLTLIEPVLFAALKDGPHWPAYLAESAPFRAAMQAGDAPLAAEVFVGQWGNGQPWASVDARQRGNFIQRIGLLTDIAPSNEADSAGLMRPGRLEALAMPVLLIRGDRSPASIPALMEVLAGRIPGARLEVVAGAGHMLPLTHPGEVAALIGAHLSRG
- a CDS encoding threonine aldolase family protein, with protein sequence MNFASDNTSAAAPEVMAALQAANTGYAAPYGNDPIMDRVRAKLREIFEAPEAAVYLVATGTAANALSLAILTQPWGAVFCHRNAHVEEDECGAPEFYTNGAKLVLVEGAHAKMTPEGLHKAINFIGRGGIHNVQRGMVTITNATENGTVFFPSEVKALADVARGFGLPVHMDGARFANAIVATGATPAEMTWKAGVDVLSFGGTKNGCMGVEAVVIFDPARAREFELRRKRGGHLFSKHRFLSAQMEAYLTDGLWLRLAGQANAAAARLSSALLAAPQTSLVHPCEANAVFAAFPRAGHRRAQAAGAAYYLWPGDQSMEGPDDEALAARLVCSWSTTDADVDDFVALIRG
- a CDS encoding YcgN family cysteine cluster protein encodes the protein MKRPAPPLRPEFWTLPLNRLNPTEWEALCDGCGKCCLNKIEYEDTNEIAFTNIACKLLDGQSCRCSNYEIRHQFVPDCVRLSPATISKIAYWMPSTCAYRLRHQGQPLFDWHPLISGDPNSVHAAGQSVQGWTVPEFNVPEEDWDDYIIEDL